One Ostrinia nubilalis chromosome 6, ilOstNubi1.1, whole genome shotgun sequence genomic region harbors:
- the LOC135072984 gene encoding cytochrome P450 6B1-like: MFFESFVLNITVILVLIVALTFDYVTKFFSYWYIRHIPNKTPIPFFGTDYFRIFGIRSNTDQVNALYSQYPKEKFVGSIKSRIPDLIVKDPDAVKTILSTDFADFHCRGLALDKSQDVCLRNNLFYAEGEKWTLLREGLKSVLSNLKCDSEASLHDCLSGTNGDTNVQQLLSKVLDGIFKDLLLDESSDGRVISDMRSTVQKRTFVDRFKTYLKHIFPSLYVMFGLVTMPDKLSSKTKNELEKSKLAEIIKEGSVFQLGLKEKNRSLSDVDFAFAVLSTFITEGYVPCHNLLTAILYDLAKNQQVQKKVRESNEEYLDAVIKESLRLHPPYSVVSRQCMKMYQYPESDLVIDKKITINVPVEAMHRDEKYYKDPKSYAPERFLAETSPTHSFAYLPFGAGPRKCLGEQLSMQISRTVTRAILKRYQLEVCDRTPKELTLADHGFGRAVNRDIWLRFKPISY, from the exons ATGTTCTTCGAAAGTTTCGTACTAAACATAACCGTGATACTCGTTTTGATCGTCGCTCTCACTTTCGACTATGTCACCAAGTTCTTCAGCTACTGGTACATACGCCACATCCCTAACAAAACACCTATTCCTTTCTTCGGAACCGACTACTTCAGAATTTTCGGCATCAGAAGCAATACAGATCAAGTGAACGCGCTCTACTCACAGTACCCCAAAGAAAAGTTCGTCGGAAGCATCAAAAGTCGGATCCCGGATTTGATAGTGAAAGATCCGGACGCTGTAAAGACGATACTGTCTACAGACTTCGCGGATTTCCATTGCAGAGGGCTCGCCTTGGACAAATCTCAGGATGTTTGTTTACGAAACAATTTGTTTTACGCCGAAGGAGAAAAGTGGACTCTACTCCGAGAGGGATTGAAATCAGTTTTGAGCAACCTAAAGTGCGACTCCGAAGCCAGCCTGCATGACTGTTTGTCAGGAACAAATGGAGATACAAATGTTCAACAGTTATTGTCTAAGGTATTGGATGGAATTTTCAAGGACTTGTTATTAGACGAAAGTTCGGACGGGCGAGTTATATCCGACATGAGGTCGACGGTTCAGAAACGCACTTTTGTTGACAGGttcaaaacttatttaaaacatatttttcctTCTTTGTACGTGATGTTTGGTTTAGTAACGATGCCGGACAAGCTGTCGTCAAAAACGAAAAATGAATTGGAGAAATCTAAGTTGGCTGAAATCATAAAGGAAGGATCGGTTTTCCAATTGGGATTGAAGGAAAAGAATAGATCGTTAAGTGACGTTGATTTTGCGTTCGCAGTGCTATCAACATTTATAACAGAAGGCTACGTCCCTTGTCATAACTTGCTGACAGCAATTTTGTATGACTTGGCGAAGAATCAGCAGGTTCAGAAGAAAGTTCGAGAATCCAATGAAGAATACCTAGATGCTGTCATCAAAGAATCATTGAGACTTCATCCTCCTTACTCCGTTGTTTCTCGTCAGTGTATGAAGATGTATCAATACCCAGAGAGTGATTTGGTTATTGATAAGAAGATCACCATCAATGTACCGGTAGAAGCAATGCACAGagatgaaaaatattataaagaccCAAAGAGTTATGCCCCAGAAAgatttttggctgaaacgtcTCCAACACACAGCTTTGCCTATTTGCCTTTTGGGGCTGGCCCAAGAAAATGTTTAG GTGAACAACTATCAATGCAAATCTCCCGTACGGTGACCAGAGCAATCCTGAAGAGGTACCAGCTCGAGGTCTGTGATCGAACACCGAAGGAGCTGACCCTGGCTGACCACGGCTTTGGAAGAGCCGTAAATAGAGATATATGGCTAAGATTCAAGCCTATTAGTTATTAA